DNA from Hwangdonia lutea:
TTAAAGCGAGTAAAGAGAAGAAGTAATGCTATGAAAAGGAATAATTTGAAACAGCCAAACTGAATTTTGTCCATTAAAGATAATTATAAGGCTGTTGCATTTTACTAATTAAAAACCATAAATGTATACAGATGAAATCCCATTTCACGTTTTCTAAAGAGCAACGAAATGGGATTTTTTTATTGATACTTTTAATCATAATTCTACAGGCTGTTTATTTTTATGTTGTGCCGTTAACTGGTAACGAATCAAATGCGATAACGGTAAGTCAACACGAACTCTTAAAGTTTCAAAAAGAAATTGATTCCCTAAAACGTGTTGAACTTGAATCGAGACAACCAAAAATTTATCCTTTCAACCCCAATTATATTACCGATTATAAAGGTGCTTCCTTGGGTATGTCAAACGAAGAAATAGACCGCTTGCATGCCTTTAGAAAACAGGGCAAATGGGTAAACAGCACTAAAGAGTTTCAGCAAGTCACCAAAATATCAGATTCGCTTTTAAAGGCCATATCGCCTTATTTTAAATTCCCCGATTGGGTAACAAATCCCAAACCAAAAACCAATGCCGTGGTGTACAACAATACACCAAAAACCTTTGCTCAAAAACAAGATTTAAATACAGCAACTGCAAAGCAATTACAAAAAGTAAATGGTGTGGGAGCCTATTATTCTGAGCGTATTGTAAAATTAAGAAACTCATTTTCCGGTGGTTTTATTGCCGATGTTCAGCTTCAGGATGTTTACGGACTAAAACCTGAAGTCATTGAAAAAATCACGGATCAGTTTACCGTTAAAACCCCAAGACAAATCAAAAAAATCAATATAAATAACGCTGAAATCGAAGACCTGGTTACCATACAGCATATCGATTACGATTTGGCACACGAAATTGTTGAGCAACGTAAATTAAGAGACGGGTACAAATCCTTAGACGAATTAAAAAAAGTTAAAGACTTTCCTGTAAATAAATTCGAGATAATTAAATTATATTTGTCGATAGATTAGGCAATCGAATTGAAAGAAAAAAACGCTAATGGATACAATGTACTTCACCGAAGAGCATCAACTTTTTAGAAAAAGTTTACAGGATTTTTTAACCAAAGAAGTCGTTCCGCATATTGATAAATGGGAAAGCAATGGACATATTGAACATTTCATATGGAAAAAAATGGGCGATATGGGCTTTTTCGGAATCAATTACCCGGAGGCTTATGGCGGACTGAATTTAGACCTTTTTTATACCGTTATTCTTCTTGAAGAGCTTCAAAAAATAAACTCTGGTGGTTTTGCCGCAGCCATTTGGGCGCACTGTTATTTGGCCATGACGCATCTTAATGCCGAAGGCAATCACGACATTAAGGAGCATTATTTAGCACCAAGTATTGCTGGCGACAAAATAGGATGCTTGTGCATTACCGAACCTTTTGGCGGTAGCGATGTAGCGGGCATGCGCACTACAGCGGTTAAAAATGGCGACCATTATATTATAAACGGATCAAAAACATTTATCACCAATGGCGTGGTAAGCGATTATTTGGTAGTAGCGGCCAAAACAAACCCCGAATTGGGCAACAAAGGCATTAGTATTTTTGTTATCGATAGAGAAACACCAGGTGTGTCGGCAACCAAATTGGATAAGTTGGGTTGGCGGGCATCCGATACCGGAGAAATAGCTTTCGATAATGTTAAGGTTCCGGCAAGCAATTTGTTGGGCGAAGAAAATAAAGGCTTCCCGTATATTATGCAGCATTTCTCGTTAGAGCGTTTAATTATGGGCGTAAACGCACATGCCAGAGCAGAATACGCTTTGGAGTATGCACTAAAATACATGTCTGAGCGTATGGCTTTTGGAAAATCCATCGATAAATTTCAAGCCTTACGCCACACCGTAGCTGAACTTTATGCCGACATGGAAATATGTAAAACCTTTAACTACGCAGTGGCTTACAGATTAAACAAAGGCGAGTACGTGGTAAAAGAAGCGTCGATGTCCAAGCTTAAATCTACCAAAATGGCCGACGAGGTTATTTACCAATGTCTCCAATTTTTAGGTGGCTACGGCTATATGGAAGATTACCCCATGGCAAGACTGCTGCGCGATAGCCGCTTAGGGCCAATAGGTGGAGGCACTTCTGAAATCTTAAAAGAGATTATCGCAAAAATCATTATTGATAAAAAGGATTATAAACCAGCCACTTAATCTTGATTAATGAATTTTGTGAAAATGGTTTTTCCATTCGCAAAAATCATTATTGATAAAAAGGATTACAAGCCAGCCACTTAATTTTGATTAATGGGTTTTGCGAAAATGGTTTTTCCATTCGCAAAAATCATTATTGATAAAAAGGATTACAAGCCCTAACGTGCTTATTTGCTGCCTATAGTTTTAAATTTAAAATTGTTTTGTTTATTTATTAATCTAACTTATAATTCGGTACTGATATTTTTTTTACAAAAATTAATCCGTCGTATGTTTTTGTGTAAATTTTACTAACCATAATCTTGTGTAGTGGTTTAGGTTGATAACCTCCACCACCAATTAATAAATGTTTGTTCTTTTTATTAAAAAAATTAGAAGAACCACTTTCAACTGCTTTCTGAAAATCAATAAAAAAAATGTCTTTATCGACGGCCATTAGTGTCTTAGCATATGTTTTTTTAAACGGTTTTTCTATTTGGTAAGTTTTCCAATGATTCCCTTTCTTTTTATCAATTACAAAACCAATTATTTTTCCAACACCAAAGTCGAAACCTAGACTGTAGTAATCTTCTTTATAATAATCTTTTAAATGACGACCTAAATTAATTATATTGCTTCCTGTGTAATACATTTCCCTTTTGTTAATATGCTCATTATGAGCCCATATAAAAGTTTTACTATTTCTAGATTCATTTTCTACAATGTATTTTACATTTTCGAACATTTTCAAGTCTCTAAATTCAGTACTTTCTGGGTTTTTAGTTTTAACCTTTGATGCATATAGAGTGTAATTTATTAAATAATCTAAACTCCTTATTACAGGTTTAAAGTCTTCATCTTTTATTTGTGAATTCAGTATTTGTTTTTTTAGTTTATTTAATTCTGGGAGTTTTACTTGCCACCAATTTTCAGATTTGCCATAATCTATTTTTTTGTTTGAGCAACTATCTGCAATCATTAGAAGGTTTTCCTCGATATTGATGTTATGGCTTTTAATAAATTCTCGTATTTCTTTGCTAAGATTTTTACCTGTTTGAATATCCATTCCATAAAATCGAATTTGATTTTCTTTCGTTTTATTTAAATTATAGTTTCTCATCCATTGCAATAAGTTTACAATTTCTTTAGTATGCCAAAAACCGATATTAAAATTTTTAGCAATTGTTTTAACATCTCCTTTTCCGCCACCTATCCATTCGTTTATTCCAGATTCAGCTTGATAAGATTCTTCCATTATAAAAGTTTTTACACCTTGAGTTTTTACCAAATGTTTGAAAAATTTAGCTTTTATATCAAAAAACTCTTTTGTATTATGAGAAGCTTCTCCAAACCCATAGATTATAGCATTGGTAAATTTATCAGGTGTATTGTTTTTAAAAATTTTTAGTTCAGAATCAGGACTTGAGTCTTCAATTTCTATTGAATTATTGGTTATCCAATCTATCGTTTTCTTATTTTGAGAGCTGATAAGAAATGGTAAAATAAATATGAGAATTGAAAGTGTCTTTTTCATTCGAAATGTTTGTCTTGAATGTTCTACAATGGCTTCTAAGTATATGAATCCGTTTTAATACTTCGATAAGCTTGGTAACAGATTGATGTGCACCGTTACTGAAACAATCCCTATATTTATACGGGACAGCACAAGTAAACGAAGTTATCATTTTTCTGACTAAATCAAACATCGTTTGTCATTAAAAATCATTTTTAAAAAATAATAAATTTTATAATTGTGAATTTCAAATTACTTTCTATATTTGCAGCCTGAAAATTCTAAAAGAGAGGAGGTTAAGACACTATGTTAATAATACCAGTAAAAGAAGGAGAAAATATAGATAGAGCGTTAAAGCGTTACAAGCGTAAGTTTGTAAGAACAACGGTTAAAAACCAGTTGCAAGAACGCAAACAGTTTAACAAACCTTCAGTTGTACGTAGAGCACAGATTCAAAAAGCACAGTACATTCAAAGTTTAAGAGATGCAGAAGAAGTATAGTATCTGCTACTTATAAAATAAAAATCCCGCTTATTAAAAGCGGGATTTTTTTTTATTCCTTTAAAACTTTGTACTTTTAACTTTGTACTTTTAACTTAAAGAATGTCCTTCAAATCCTTCACAGATTATCTGCGATTAGAAAAAAACTATTCGGCATTAACGGTAAATGCCTATCAAAATGATTTGGAGAATTTTTCAGCATTCATAAAAACCGAATACGGCACCCATACCATTAATAAGGTTAATTACCCACAAATAAGACAATGGATTGTTTCCTTGGTAGAAAGCGGACTAACAAACCGAAGTGTTAATCGTAAAATATCAGCGCTAAGCACCTATTATAAATTTCTTTTAAAAATTGACGACATTAAAGTCAATCCGCTCGCCAAACACAAAGCTTTAAAAACGAGTAAAAAAATTCAAGTCCCTTTTTCAGAAGATGAAATCATGAAGGTTTTAAATGATATGCAATTTGATGATGATTTCGAGGGCATTCGCAACAAACTAATCATCGAATTATTTTATACCACAGGTATAAGGCGCATAGAACTGATTGAGCTCAAGCTAAGCAGTATTGATTTAGATAACAAAACGTTAAAAGTGCTGGGAAAGCGAAATAAAGAGCGCATCGTCCCGTTATTAAATTCAGTAACGCAAACAATAAGGCAATATTTAACTTCAAGGCATAAATTAGAACACATGGCAGATGCCGATAAGCTGTTTTTAACGGAAAAAGGAGTTAAAATATACGAAACACTTGTTTACAGAATAATAAATGATTATTTTAGTTTGGCATCATCTAAAGTAAAAAAGAGTCCGCATATATTAAGACATTCATTTGCAACCCATTTACTTAACCAAGGTGCCGATTTAAATGCAGTAAAAGAGCTTTTGGGACACAGCAGTTTAGCGTCAACCCAAGTTTATACGCATAACAGTATAGCCGAACTTAAAAAAGTGCATGTAAAGGCACATCCTAGAAGTGAAAAATAAAAGTTTATTTTTAACCTAATAGAAAGAACATGTGAGCAGCCGTAATTATTAAGTATATATCAAAATAATATGATTATTGGCAATTTACATTTGATCAATTTAATAACCTAAAAAAGAATAACCGATGAAAGTAAACACACAATCAGTTAATTTTAACGCAGATCAAAAGTTAATAGATTTTATTCAAAAACGCATGGATAAATTGGATTTGTTTTATGATAAAGTAATAAAATCAGATGTTTATTTAAAATTAGAAAACACGAGTATTAAAGAAAATAAAATTTTTGAGGCAAGGGTAAGTGTTCCAGGAGATAGCTTTGTTGTAAAAAAACAATGTAAAAGTTTTGAAGAAGGTGCAGACATGGCTGTTTCGTCTCTTGAAAGGCAGCTAAAAAAGCGAAAAGAGAAATTAAGAGCACATTTATAATAAAATTTCTTAAAAAATGTTTTGAATAAAAAAATAAATCTATACATTTGCAGTCCGTTAGAAATAGCGGGCTTTTTTTATGCTAAAAAAGTGTAAAAAAGCCGATGTAGCTCAGCTGGCTAGAGCAGCTGATTTGTAATCAGCAGGTCGTGGGTTCGAGTCCCTCCATCGGCTCAAAAATTGAAATATTGAAAACATTTTGAAATTCAAGGTTTTAGAGTTTGAATTTTGAATAGTTTGGGGAGATACTCAAGCGGCCAACGAG
Protein-coding regions in this window:
- a CDS encoding ComEA family DNA-binding protein, whose amino-acid sequence is MKSHFTFSKEQRNGIFLLILLIIILQAVYFYVVPLTGNESNAITVSQHELLKFQKEIDSLKRVELESRQPKIYPFNPNYITDYKGASLGMSNEEIDRLHAFRKQGKWVNSTKEFQQVTKISDSLLKAISPYFKFPDWVTNPKPKTNAVVYNNTPKTFAQKQDLNTATAKQLQKVNGVGAYYSERIVKLRNSFSGGFIADVQLQDVYGLKPEVIEKITDQFTVKTPRQIKKININNAEIEDLVTIQHIDYDLAHEIVEQRKLRDGYKSLDELKKVKDFPVNKFEIIKLYLSID
- a CDS encoding acyl-CoA dehydrogenase family protein — protein: MDTMYFTEEHQLFRKSLQDFLTKEVVPHIDKWESNGHIEHFIWKKMGDMGFFGINYPEAYGGLNLDLFYTVILLEELQKINSGGFAAAIWAHCYLAMTHLNAEGNHDIKEHYLAPSIAGDKIGCLCITEPFGGSDVAGMRTTAVKNGDHYIINGSKTFITNGVVSDYLVVAAKTNPELGNKGISIFVIDRETPGVSATKLDKLGWRASDTGEIAFDNVKVPASNLLGEENKGFPYIMQHFSLERLIMGVNAHARAEYALEYALKYMSERMAFGKSIDKFQALRHTVAELYADMEICKTFNYAVAYRLNKGEYVVKEASMSKLKSTKMADEVIYQCLQFLGGYGYMEDYPMARLLRDSRLGPIGGGTSEILKEIIAKIIIDKKDYKPAT
- a CDS encoding erythromycin esterase family protein; this translates as MKKTLSILIFILPFLISSQNKKTIDWITNNSIEIEDSSPDSELKIFKNNTPDKFTNAIIYGFGEASHNTKEFFDIKAKFFKHLVKTQGVKTFIMEESYQAESGINEWIGGGKGDVKTIAKNFNIGFWHTKEIVNLLQWMRNYNLNKTKENQIRFYGMDIQTGKNLSKEIREFIKSHNINIEENLLMIADSCSNKKIDYGKSENWWQVKLPELNKLKKQILNSQIKDEDFKPVIRSLDYLINYTLYASKVKTKNPESTEFRDLKMFENVKYIVENESRNSKTFIWAHNEHINKREMYYTGSNIINLGRHLKDYYKEDYYSLGFDFGVGKIIGFVIDKKKGNHWKTYQIEKPFKKTYAKTLMAVDKDIFFIDFQKAVESGSSNFFNKKNKHLLIGGGGYQPKPLHKIMVSKIYTKTYDGLIFVKKISVPNYKLD
- the rpsU gene encoding 30S ribosomal protein S21, with protein sequence MLIIPVKEGENIDRALKRYKRKFVRTTVKNQLQERKQFNKPSVVRRAQIQKAQYIQSLRDAEEV
- a CDS encoding tyrosine-type recombinase/integrase, which gives rise to MSFKSFTDYLRLEKNYSALTVNAYQNDLENFSAFIKTEYGTHTINKVNYPQIRQWIVSLVESGLTNRSVNRKISALSTYYKFLLKIDDIKVNPLAKHKALKTSKKIQVPFSEDEIMKVLNDMQFDDDFEGIRNKLIIELFYTTGIRRIELIELKLSSIDLDNKTLKVLGKRNKERIVPLLNSVTQTIRQYLTSRHKLEHMADADKLFLTEKGVKIYETLVYRIINDYFSLASSKVKKSPHILRHSFATHLLNQGADLNAVKELLGHSSLASTQVYTHNSIAELKKVHVKAHPRSEK
- the hpf gene encoding ribosome hibernation-promoting factor, HPF/YfiA family; the encoded protein is MKVNTQSVNFNADQKLIDFIQKRMDKLDLFYDKVIKSDVYLKLENTSIKENKIFEARVSVPGDSFVVKKQCKSFEEGADMAVSSLERQLKKRKEKLRAHL